A region of Thiofilum sp. DNA encodes the following proteins:
- a CDS encoding DUF4743 domain-containing protein, with protein sequence MGYLDRIAACNNAKLGQFPTFKVAGQPYGYVLPSFAEQLACFPQVFNVTHNEVWLDNKLVDYNERTAAVMEVMRRLYQDKVLDSWVGENYPITHSFGGHAEFEVERAATSYLGIKNFGLHVNGLVKTAQGIKVWVGTRTLVKPLWPGKLDQMVAGGQPVGISVRHNMLKEAAEEANIPLELAQTAQHVRNIDYQQQGERGLDRSTIFVFDLWLPEHFQPVNIDGEVIKFELMTLEQMADLTERTTQFKDNCNLVNIDLLLRLGHISAQHPDYDMINKTLHARTPTHAH encoded by the coding sequence ATGGGCTATTTAGATCGCATTGCGGCTTGTAATAATGCCAAACTGGGGCAGTTTCCTACGTTTAAAGTCGCCGGACAGCCTTATGGTTATGTGCTACCTAGTTTTGCTGAGCAGTTAGCGTGTTTTCCGCAGGTGTTCAATGTCACGCATAATGAGGTGTGGCTGGATAATAAATTAGTCGATTATAACGAGCGTACCGCAGCGGTGATGGAAGTGATGCGCCGCTTATATCAAGATAAGGTCTTAGATAGCTGGGTCGGTGAAAATTATCCCATTACCCATAGCTTTGGAGGTCATGCTGAATTTGAAGTCGAACGAGCAGCGACGAGCTATTTAGGGATTAAAAATTTTGGGCTACACGTCAATGGTTTAGTGAAAACGGCTCAAGGTATCAAAGTCTGGGTCGGCACACGTACCCTAGTGAAACCCCTCTGGCCGGGTAAGCTTGATCAAATGGTAGCCGGAGGGCAACCCGTCGGCATTAGTGTACGCCATAATATGCTCAAAGAAGCGGCAGAAGAGGCTAATATCCCTCTAGAACTGGCTCAAACCGCTCAGCATGTACGTAATATCGATTATCAACAACAAGGTGAGCGTGGTTTAGATCGCTCGACTATTTTTGTATTTGATCTGTGGTTGCCAGAGCATTTTCAGCCCGTCAATATTGACGGTGAAGTGATTAAATTTGAGCTAATGACCTTAGAGCAAATGGCTGATCTCACCGAACGTACCACCCAATTTAAAGATAATTGCAATCTAGTCAATATCGACCTACTACTGCGTTTGGGGCATATTAGTGCTCAACATCCCGACTATGACATGATTAATAAAACAT
- a CDS encoding M90 family metallopeptidase, whose amino-acid sequence MMDGSWVLLALIMLGVFTYYVWPYYRLRQVITAPFPAEWRAIIRRNVPTYRYLPTDLQHQLQRLVKQFIHQKEFTGCNGLVITDEIKVTIAASACLLLLNRKTDVFGGLRYILVYPSAFSVPREGEDEAGLRHAYPAHLLGESWANGKVILSWEDVLKGNQDRHDGMNLVLHEFAHQLDSEAGTVNGAPVLANKKRYQRWADVFQREFQALQQAALQGDHTLLDYYGATNPAEFFAVVTEVFFEQPQAMQQLHPELFSELKYYYKVDPRDWD is encoded by the coding sequence ATGATGGACGGGTCGTGGGTGTTATTGGCGCTCATTATGTTAGGTGTATTTACCTATTATGTGTGGCCTTATTACCGTTTGCGCCAAGTGATTACTGCTCCTTTTCCGGCTGAGTGGCGTGCGATTATCCGGCGTAATGTGCCTACCTATCGCTATTTACCGACTGATCTACAACACCAGCTTCAGCGCCTAGTGAAGCAATTTATTCATCAAAAAGAGTTTACTGGCTGTAATGGCTTAGTCATTACAGATGAGATCAAAGTCACCATTGCCGCGAGCGCGTGTTTGCTTCTGCTCAATCGTAAAACCGATGTCTTTGGTGGCTTGCGGTATATTTTGGTTTATCCCAGTGCCTTTAGTGTGCCACGCGAAGGTGAGGATGAGGCAGGGTTACGTCATGCTTATCCGGCACATTTGTTGGGTGAGTCTTGGGCGAATGGTAAGGTGATTTTGTCGTGGGAAGATGTGCTTAAAGGCAATCAAGACCGCCATGATGGTATGAATTTGGTACTACATGAGTTTGCTCATCAATTAGATAGCGAAGCAGGTACGGTGAATGGTGCGCCAGTACTGGCTAATAAAAAGCGCTATCAGCGTTGGGCGGATGTATTTCAACGCGAATTTCAAGCACTGCAACAGGCGGCACTGCAAGGTGATCACACACTACTGGATTATTATGGTGCGACGAATCCGGCTGAATTTTTTGCGGTGGTGACTGAGGTCTTTTTTGAGCAGCCACAAGCGATGCAGCAGCTCCATCCAGAGTTATTTAGTGAATTAAAGTACTATTATAAAGTTGACCCTAGGGATTGGGATTAA
- a CDS encoding ATP-binding protein, producing MKRYTDSELLNLLDALESDRVERKESFKGDVPKKAREAICAFANDLPNHNESGILFIGAKDNGEPSGLEVTDQLLISLANIKTDGNILPLPVMTVERRQLKGAEMAVVTVMPSDMPPVKYEGRIWVRTGSRRSLANEQEERILNEKRRYKNLPFDLYPIPNSTITDLSKLIFENEYLPAAFAPDVLEENGRSYEQRLASCKMITSLDDPIPTVTGLLAIGKSAQDYLTGAYIQFLRIDGSELADPVIDEANIGGSLAEMLRRTEEKLKAHNRTLIDITSMPTHQKTMPYPPAAMQQILYNAVLHRTYENTNAPVRVYWFNDRIEIHSPGGPYGNVTSENFGRAGITDYRNPNIGDVLKTLGFIQAFGRGIAVARREMERNGNPEPEFETSQSAVVCILRGKI from the coding sequence ATGAAAAGGTACACAGATAGCGAGCTGCTAAACCTATTGGATGCGTTAGAATCAGACAGAGTAGAGCGTAAAGAGTCATTCAAGGGAGATGTGCCAAAGAAAGCGCGTGAAGCCATTTGTGCTTTTGCTAATGACCTGCCTAATCATAATGAATCTGGAATATTGTTTATTGGTGCAAAAGACAATGGTGAGCCTAGTGGTTTGGAAGTCACTGATCAACTATTAATTTCTTTAGCTAACATAAAAACTGATGGCAATATTCTCCCACTCCCCGTAATGACCGTAGAGCGCCGTCAATTAAAAGGGGCTGAGATGGCAGTTGTCACTGTTATGCCATCCGACATGCCACCCGTGAAATACGAGGGTCGTATTTGGGTGCGTACAGGGTCGCGCCGCTCTCTTGCCAATGAGCAAGAAGAACGCATCCTCAATGAAAAACGTCGTTATAAAAACTTACCTTTTGATCTTTACCCTATCCCTAATTCTACAATCACTGATTTATCAAAGCTTATTTTTGAAAATGAATATCTGCCTGCTGCCTTTGCACCTGATGTACTGGAAGAAAATGGACGCAGTTACGAGCAACGTCTTGCTTCTTGTAAAATGATTACCTCGCTAGATGATCCGATCCCTACGGTAACAGGTTTGCTCGCCATCGGTAAGAGCGCTCAAGACTACCTAACGGGAGCTTATATTCAATTTCTTCGTATTGACGGCTCAGAGTTAGCTGATCCTGTTATAGACGAGGCAAATATCGGTGGATCATTAGCAGAAATGCTTAGACGTACTGAGGAAAAGCTTAAAGCGCATAACCGTACTCTCATCGATATTACATCCATGCCAACCCACCAGAAAACCATGCCCTACCCACCTGCTGCTATGCAGCAAATTCTTTATAATGCAGTATTACATCGTACCTATGAAAATACTAATGCTCCTGTTCGAGTCTATTGGTTCAATGATCGCATTGAAATTCATAGTCCTGGTGGACCATATGGCAATGTAACTAGCGAGAATTTTGGTAGAGCGGGTATTACCGACTATCGCAATCCGAATATTGGTGATGTGCTGAAAACCTTGGGCTTTATTCAAGCTTTCGGGCGAGGCATTGCTGTTGCTAGGCGTGAAATGGAAAGAAATGGTAATCCTGAACCTGAGTTTGAAACTAGCCAAAGTGCTGTTGTTTGCATTTTAAGAGGCAAGATATGA
- a CDS encoding AAA family ATPase gives MTPPVLTFFNNKGGVGKTSLIYHLAWMFANLRKRVVIIDLDPQANLTAAFLDEDQIETLWNNSTSGSTIYQCVKPLVGVGDIAEPILQTIATDLYLLPGDVSLSGYEDELSKEWPNSMGDNNLYRPMRVLSSFWQVMHMAARKVQADIILVDIGPNLGAINRSVLIATDYVVIPLGADLFSLQGLRNLGPTLRSWKSLWQKRLNNWKDSREAHQYPDFRLPIGQMKPIGYLCQQPIMRLGRPVMAYDKWIKRIPTVYREAVLGENTPAEMAQADDPYCLATIKHYRSLIPLAQEHHKPVFALTPADGAIGSHANAARDALSDFKHLATKIAQQINLSL, from the coding sequence ATGACCCCTCCTGTTCTAACCTTTTTTAATAATAAAGGTGGGGTAGGTAAAACCTCGCTGATTTATCATCTTGCGTGGATGTTTGCTAATTTACGTAAGCGCGTGGTCATTATTGACCTTGATCCTCAAGCCAACTTGACTGCGGCGTTTTTGGATGAAGATCAAATTGAGACCCTTTGGAATAATTCGACCTCTGGCTCAACCATATATCAGTGTGTCAAACCATTAGTGGGGGTAGGTGATATAGCAGAGCCAATCTTACAAACTATCGCTACTGATCTTTATCTTTTACCAGGCGATGTCAGTCTGTCAGGCTATGAAGATGAACTTTCTAAAGAGTGGCCTAATAGTATGGGGGATAACAACTTGTATCGTCCTATGCGCGTTCTCAGTTCTTTTTGGCAAGTGATGCACATGGCTGCCCGTAAGGTTCAGGCTGATATTATTCTGGTCGATATTGGTCCAAATCTGGGGGCGATTAATCGTTCAGTGCTGATTGCTACGGACTATGTTGTGATTCCATTGGGTGCTGATTTATTTTCTCTACAAGGTTTACGCAATTTGGGGCCAACTTTAAGAAGCTGGAAAAGCTTATGGCAAAAGCGCTTGAATAACTGGAAAGACAGCCGTGAAGCACACCAATACCCAGATTTTCGCTTGCCAATTGGTCAGATGAAACCGATAGGTTATCTTTGCCAGCAACCTATTATGCGTCTTGGTCGCCCTGTTATGGCTTATGATAAATGGATCAAACGCATTCCCACCGTATATCGAGAAGCAGTATTGGGTGAGAATACACCAGCAGAGATGGCACAAGCTGATGATCCTTATTGTTTGGCTACGATTAAACATTATCGTAGCCTAATACCGCTTGCACAGGAGCATCACAAGCCGGTTTTCGCCTTAACACCAGCTGACGGTGCTATAGGTAGCCATGCTAATGCAGCACGAGATGCTTTGTCAGATTTTAAGCATCTCGCTACTAAAATAGCCCAACAAATTAATCTATCCTTATAA
- a CDS encoding efflux RND transporter permease subunit, with protein sequence MNTNLSSWALKHQNLVLFMIFALMALGVFGYGKLGQSEDPPFTFKVMVIQAQWPGATALEMEDQVVNRIEKVVMESPFVETLRSYAQPGFAVITVIGADSAPPEEVPNLFYQVRKRVQDMTHTLPQGVIGPFFNDEFGDTFGNIYALTGDGFSMGQLRDAADGIRKELLRIPDIAKVLLIGEQSERVYIELDNDKGAQLGITIQQLQTQLTNQNLMVANGVYSTSTDRIDVYALGRFKNLSDVKAMPIKVGDRTVRLDEIATVRRGYVDPATDGMRFMGQPTLGIGVSMKAGGDIIKLGQNLEEAFKRIQAQLPIGMDLHRVNDQPTAVKTSIREFLQVVVEAVVIVLAVSFFSLGVRAGTVVALSIPLVLAGTFFVMYLFDVGLHKISLGALILALGLLVDDAIIAVEMMALKLEQGMDRVSAASYAYSTTAFPMLTGTFVTVAGFLPIATAASATGEYTRSIFQVVTISLVLSWFAAVIIVPYLGYHLLKEEHHGEKKKGLFSWLGRIKDAFANGFTRFFKGLIALCVRFPLTVIVLTLISFGAAVYSFQLVQQQFFPEATRLELLVDLKLPEGSSREATENEVKKVEVFLKQQLEHIDNYAAYVGAGSPRFYLPLDQQLPNPSFAQFVITTKSIPHREALRVKLIELIDSEQFSQLRGRVLRLENGPPVGYPVQFRVVGDDLWVLRDLAEQVATIMRGNPNLRNVHLDWNELRKSLQLKIDTEKAIGLGITQATINQSIYGVIQGIQVGEFRERDQTIPILLRGGENERKQLNQLLTFNIPTATGAYVPLGQIAELVETQEESIIWHRDRTPTITVRGDIYNKVQAPTVTAEVLSRMNEFKAKLPLGYELQVGGAVEESEKGSVSIAAGVPLFIGVVLTLLMLQLQSFQRVIMVVLTAPFGIIGVVIFLLSFDKPFGFVAMLGTIALSGMIMRNSVILVDQIDRNIEQGMIPKEAVVVSAVTRFRPIMLTALAAILAMIPLSRSVFFGPMAVAIMGGLLIATLLTLLFLPAVYTVWYKMVYGRKQFAGENKEIPLL encoded by the coding sequence ATGAATACGAATTTATCGAGTTGGGCGCTCAAGCATCAAAACTTAGTGCTCTTTATGATCTTTGCGCTCATGGCTTTAGGGGTATTTGGCTATGGCAAACTGGGGCAATCCGAAGACCCGCCTTTTACCTTTAAAGTCATGGTGATTCAGGCGCAATGGCCGGGGGCGACCGCGCTGGAAATGGAAGATCAGGTAGTCAATCGAATTGAAAAGGTCGTGATGGAGTCGCCTTTTGTCGAGACTTTGAGAAGCTATGCTCAGCCCGGTTTTGCAGTGATTACAGTGATTGGGGCGGATAGTGCACCGCCTGAAGAAGTACCCAATTTATTCTACCAAGTACGCAAGCGTGTACAGGATATGACTCATACCTTGCCACAGGGAGTCATAGGTCCCTTTTTTAATGATGAGTTTGGTGACACCTTCGGCAATATTTATGCGCTAACAGGCGACGGCTTTAGCATGGGGCAATTGCGTGATGCCGCTGATGGCATTCGTAAGGAGCTATTGCGCATACCCGATATCGCTAAAGTGTTGCTAATTGGGGAACAATCCGAGCGGGTTTATATTGAGCTGGATAATGATAAGGGTGCGCAACTAGGCATAACGATTCAACAGCTACAGACTCAACTAACTAATCAAAACCTCATGGTAGCGAATGGAGTGTATAGCACCAGTACCGATCGTATTGATGTCTATGCCTTGGGGCGTTTTAAAAATCTATCTGATGTCAAAGCCATGCCCATTAAAGTGGGTGATCGCACCGTGCGCCTAGATGAAATCGCAACTGTCAGGCGTGGCTATGTAGACCCAGCAACGGATGGCATGCGCTTTATGGGACAACCTACCTTGGGTATCGGTGTGTCTATGAAGGCGGGCGGAGATATTATTAAGTTAGGGCAAAATCTGGAGGAAGCGTTTAAACGCATTCAGGCGCAACTCCCGATTGGTATGGATTTGCATCGTGTTAATGATCAGCCCACGGCGGTTAAAACTTCCATTCGTGAATTTCTGCAAGTCGTAGTTGAAGCGGTTGTGATTGTACTGGCGGTGAGTTTTTTTAGTTTAGGAGTGAGAGCGGGTACAGTGGTGGCTTTATCCATCCCTTTAGTGTTAGCAGGTACATTTTTTGTGATGTATTTGTTTGATGTGGGGCTACATAAAATCTCTTTGGGGGCGCTGATTTTAGCCCTAGGCTTATTAGTGGATGATGCGATTATTGCGGTAGAAATGATGGCACTTAAATTAGAGCAGGGCATGGATCGGGTGAGTGCAGCGAGCTATGCCTATAGTACTACTGCTTTTCCTATGTTGACGGGAACCTTTGTGACCGTCGCAGGCTTTTTACCGATAGCTACGGCCGCCTCTGCTACAGGTGAATATACCCGCTCTATTTTCCAAGTGGTGACCATTTCGCTAGTGCTCTCGTGGTTTGCAGCGGTCATTATCGTCCCATATTTGGGCTATCACTTACTCAAAGAAGAACATCATGGAGAAAAGAAAAAGGGGCTATTTAGTTGGCTAGGGCGTATTAAGGATGCTTTTGCTAATGGTTTCACGCGCTTTTTTAAAGGTCTAATTGCATTATGTGTGCGTTTTCCATTGACGGTAATTGTATTAACCCTCATTAGTTTTGGTGCAGCAGTCTATAGTTTCCAATTAGTACAGCAACAATTTTTCCCTGAAGCCACCCGTTTAGAATTATTAGTAGACTTAAAATTACCAGAAGGCTCGTCCCGCGAAGCTACTGAAAATGAAGTGAAAAAGGTTGAAGTGTTCCTCAAGCAACAATTAGAGCATATTGATAATTATGCGGCTTATGTGGGGGCGGGTTCACCGCGTTTCTATTTACCGCTCGATCAGCAATTACCTAATCCTAGTTTTGCCCAGTTTGTTATTACCACGAAAAGCATTCCTCATCGTGAAGCGTTACGGGTAAAGCTGATTGAGTTAATCGATAGTGAGCAATTTTCTCAATTAAGAGGACGGGTATTAAGGCTCGAAAATGGTCCTCCAGTAGGTTATCCCGTGCAGTTTCGCGTAGTGGGTGATGATTTATGGGTACTGCGTGATTTAGCCGAACAGGTTGCAACGATTATGCGTGGTAATCCTAATTTGCGAAATGTGCATTTAGATTGGAATGAATTACGTAAATCACTGCAATTAAAAATCGATACTGAAAAAGCCATCGGTTTAGGTATTACCCAAGCGACTATTAATCAATCCATTTATGGTGTGATTCAAGGAATACAGGTAGGCGAGTTTAGGGAGCGTGATCAGACTATTCCTATTTTATTACGTGGGGGTGAAAATGAGCGTAAGCAACTCAATCAGCTCTTAACCTTTAATATCCCCACCGCAACCGGCGCTTATGTACCCCTAGGTCAAATTGCTGAGTTGGTCGAAACACAAGAGGAAAGTATTATTTGGCATCGTGATCGTACTCCTACTATTACAGTGCGCGGTGATATTTATAATAAAGTGCAAGCTCCTACAGTGACTGCTGAAGTCTTATCACGTATGAATGAGTTTAAGGCTAAATTACCCTTAGGCTATGAGTTACAGGTGGGGGGTGCGGTAGAAGAAAGTGAAAAGGGCAGTGTGTCGATTGCCGCTGGAGTGCCTTTATTTATTGGGGTAGTACTGACCTTATTAATGCTGCAATTACAAAGTTTTCAGCGTGTGATTATGGTGGTCTTAACCGCACCCTTTGGCATTATTGGGGTAGTTATATTTTTATTGAGTTTTGATAAGCCCTTTGGTTTCGTGGCAATGCTGGGAACTATAGCCTTATCGGGCATGATTATGCGTAACTCAGTCATATTAGTGGATCAAATTGATCGTAATATTGAGCAGGGTATGATTCCTAAAGAGGCCGTTGTTGTGTCTGCTGTAACGCGATTTCGCCCTATTATGCTCACCGCCTTAGCCGCTATATTAGCCATGATTCCTTTATCCCGCAGTGTGTTTTTTGGTCCAATGGCAGTGGCGATTATGGGCGGTTTATTAATTGCGACACTATTAACCTTATTATTTCTGCCTGCGGTCTATACCGTTTGGTATAAAATGGTCTACGGGCGTAAACAGTTTGCGGGTGAAAATAAGGAGATCCCACTTTTATAA
- a CDS encoding efflux RND transporter periplasmic adaptor subunit, giving the protein MSIKSWLALSLSLVLLSACKEKEVEQPEPTRPAQVWRVQSQISEQVDTYSGEVQPRKVTNLSFRLAGKVVGRNVEVGEAVTVGQVLAQLDNEDAELSVKQAESNLDAAKSSLQTSQANLLALQNNVSAGQGAVSSARGNLEAARGRVSTAQGNLNAIQASLESAQAGVESARATYESARAALGSAQAELKNAQLEFSRSAKLNQQGYLSTTILDQHRQRVTAAQASYKSVYANAQAALAQVNAAQSKVKTTQAQIKAAEGDVEAARASVSAVEGQVQTAEAQVESAQAQVEAAQGQIGSAQAQINTINEQTKLAKNQSRYTELTSTVSGIVTDTLVEIGQVVGAGQTIVKVANSKDLEVHIKLSEQAIKQVQVGTPAKISLWAVQNTFDGTISEIAPLADASRLWLVKVAIKEPTPNLRLGMTAKVSFTNPLAKAVSWLPATALFQSDQKPAVWVVSEDNKTALKPVEVEEYLEGGLLVSGLEEGLKIVAAGVNRIHQGQDIIPTPYTGQARPAGE; this is encoded by the coding sequence ATGTCAATAAAATCATGGTTAGCATTGAGCCTAAGCCTAGTGCTGCTTAGCGCTTGTAAAGAAAAAGAAGTGGAACAACCCGAACCCACACGCCCCGCTCAAGTATGGCGGGTGCAATCTCAAATCAGTGAGCAAGTGGACACTTATTCCGGCGAAGTCCAACCCCGTAAAGTCACTAATCTATCCTTCCGTCTAGCGGGTAAGGTCGTGGGGCGTAATGTAGAAGTAGGTGAGGCCGTAACAGTAGGGCAAGTATTAGCACAACTGGATAATGAGGATGCCGAGCTTAGTGTTAAGCAAGCGGAATCCAATTTAGATGCGGCAAAAAGTAGCCTGCAAACCAGTCAGGCTAATTTATTAGCATTACAAAATAATGTCAGCGCAGGGCAGGGGGCGGTGTCTTCAGCACGCGGCAATTTAGAAGCCGCTCGCGGGCGTGTCAGTACTGCACAGGGTAATCTCAATGCAATACAAGCTAGCCTTGAATCAGCCCAAGCAGGCGTGGAATCGGCGCGAGCTACTTATGAATCAGCGCGGGCCGCTTTAGGTTCAGCCCAAGCTGAGCTAAAAAATGCCCAATTAGAATTTAGTCGTAGTGCAAAATTAAATCAGCAGGGCTATTTAAGTACCACGATTCTAGATCAACATCGCCAGCGTGTGACTGCGGCTCAAGCGAGTTACAAATCGGTTTATGCCAACGCTCAAGCCGCACTCGCCCAAGTGAATGCAGCACAAAGCAAAGTCAAAACCACCCAAGCACAAATTAAAGCCGCTGAAGGCGATGTAGAGGCTGCACGCGCCAGTGTGTCGGCAGTAGAAGGGCAAGTGCAGACCGCAGAAGCCCAAGTCGAATCAGCTCAAGCTCAAGTAGAGGCAGCACAAGGTCAAATAGGCTCTGCCCAAGCCCAAATCAATACCATTAATGAGCAGACTAAACTTGCCAAAAATCAATCGCGTTATACCGAGCTGACCAGCACCGTGAGCGGTATTGTAACCGATACGTTAGTCGAAATTGGACAAGTGGTTGGAGCGGGGCAAACCATTGTTAAAGTGGCCAATAGTAAAGATCTAGAAGTACACATTAAGCTCAGCGAACAAGCCATTAAACAGGTGCAAGTAGGCACACCTGCGAAAATTAGTTTGTGGGCGGTACAAAATACCTTTGACGGAACGATTAGTGAGATTGCACCCCTCGCTGATGCGAGTCGTTTGTGGTTAGTCAAAGTAGCTATTAAGGAGCCTACCCCTAATTTACGTCTAGGTATGACAGCTAAGGTGTCATTTACTAATCCCTTAGCTAAAGCCGTGTCGTGGTTACCTGCTACTGCCTTATTTCAAAGTGATCAAAAGCCTGCGGTATGGGTCGTGAGTGAGGATAATAAAACAGCATTAAAACCTGTTGAGGTAGAAGAGTATTTAGAGGGTGGTTTATTAGTCTCCGGCTTAGAGGAAGGTTTAAAAATAGTAGCTGCTGGTGTTAATCGCATTCATCAAGGTCAAGATATTATTCCCACTCCCTATACCGGCCAAGCGCGTCCAGCAGGTGAATAA
- a CDS encoding TetR/AcrR family transcriptional regulator, whose protein sequence is MPPPRAYLPEDKQRKREDILNAAQHLWTTHSEALNSMAELAALSGVAKGTLYLYFRSKDEVLLALHERDLEQFFGRVIERARLPEPMLCNELSDLLIHSIQTSPTFLPLASLCHGLMERSVAPEDAEAFQQRMASYLHEVVEALRPHLPLMNELALMQSYAQLLGLWQLLRPTPIPHPESGLTQFIFEHVTVGRGDFCAVLRQSLAALYNGLAVAEGIPQCQ, encoded by the coding sequence ATGCCTCCTCCCCGTGCCTATCTTCCTGAAGATAAACAACGTAAACGTGAAGACATTCTTAATGCGGCTCAGCATTTATGGACGACTCATTCAGAAGCTTTAAACAGTATGGCAGAGCTAGCCGCCCTCAGCGGTGTAGCTAAAGGGACGCTTTACTTATATTTCCGTAGCAAAGATGAAGTACTTTTGGCACTGCACGAACGTGATTTAGAGCAATTTTTCGGGCGTGTAATAGAACGTGCACGCTTGCCTGAACCCATGCTTTGTAATGAGCTGAGTGATTTACTGATTCACTCTATTCAAACCTCTCCGACTTTTTTACCGCTAGCTTCACTCTGTCATGGACTGATGGAACGTAGTGTAGCACCGGAGGATGCAGAGGCTTTTCAACAACGTATGGCTAGTTATTTGCATGAAGTAGTAGAGGCTTTACGTCCTCATCTGCCGCTGATGAATGAATTAGCTTTAATGCAGTCCTATGCGCAATTATTAGGGCTATGGCAATTATTGCGCCCAACCCCGATTCCTCATCCAGAGTCGGGCTTAACTCAATTTATCTTTGAGCATGTCACCGTAGGGCGTGGTGATTTTTGTGCGGTGCTGCGTCAATCATTAGCCGCTCTTTATAATGGCTTAGCTGTTGCAGAAGGGATACCCCAATGTCAATAA
- a CDS encoding EamA family transporter, producing the protein MSTVQRATAIGAISIGLWGTLALLTSLTEGRIPPFQLLAMTFSVAFGVMLLHWWRQGSSGLQYLHQPLLAWVLGIGGLFGYHFLYFLALANAPVAEANLLNYLWPLLIVVFASFLPNERLRANQVLGSLIAIAGCWLLIGGGTEGFKTHYLMGYLAAIGAAVIWATYSVASRLVKQVPTDAVGWFCGVTALLGWLCHFGWEPTVWPSNAVQWFSVLGAGLGPVGIAFFTWDYGVKHGNLPLLGVLSYFTPLISTLLLIVFGQAAFTWQVGAACGAIILGAWVASYKSKAK; encoded by the coding sequence ATGTCTACTGTCCAACGTGCCACCGCGATTGGGGCTATTTCTATTGGTTTATGGGGTACTTTGGCTCTATTGACCAGTCTCACCGAGGGGCGTATTCCTCCTTTTCAATTATTAGCTATGACTTTTAGTGTGGCCTTTGGGGTAATGCTGCTTCATTGGTGGCGTCAGGGAAGTAGTGGTTTGCAGTATTTGCACCAACCCTTATTAGCGTGGGTATTGGGAATCGGCGGGTTATTTGGTTATCACTTTTTATATTTCTTAGCACTAGCGAACGCTCCGGTTGCTGAGGCGAATTTACTGAATTATTTGTGGCCTTTACTAATCGTCGTGTTCGCCTCCTTTTTACCTAATGAAAGGTTGAGAGCGAATCAGGTGCTGGGTTCGCTAATTGCTATTGCAGGTTGTTGGTTATTAATTGGGGGTGGAACCGAAGGTTTTAAAACGCACTATTTAATGGGCTATTTAGCAGCTATTGGTGCAGCAGTCATTTGGGCTACCTATTCAGTAGCGAGTCGTTTAGTGAAACAAGTACCGACCGATGCAGTAGGCTGGTTTTGTGGGGTGACAGCACTATTGGGTTGGTTATGTCATTTTGGGTGGGAGCCTACGGTTTGGCCTAGTAATGCGGTGCAATGGTTTAGTGTGTTAGGTGCTGGTTTAGGACCAGTAGGGATTGCATTTTTTACATGGGACTATGGTGTAAAGCACGGTAATTTGCCCTTATTAGGCGTACTTTCGTATTTCACACCCTTGATTTCGACTTTATTGCTGATTGTATTTGGGCAAGCAGCGTTTACATGGCAAGTAGGCGCTGCGTGTGGAGCGATTATCTTGGGGGCGTGGGTGGCGAGTTATAAAAGTAAAGCTAAATAA